In the genome of Candidatus Rokuibacteriota bacterium, one region contains:
- a CDS encoding dihydrodipicolinate synthase family protein, producing MSGIDLKGVIPATVLPMTQDAEIDEPGLRKYIRWIAAQGIKAVAVNVDTGEGLHLWHDERLSVLRIYKEELSGRGVPIVAGLGASFTAQAVKYAKEYREAGADCLLVFPITAYLGQPLSSEVPYHYHKAVADEVGLPMILFTLQPALGGTNFDDETLARLMEIPQVVAIKEALFDAKRFREIVTVARRAPRSITVLTGNDNFIWESYLLGAEGALLGACAVTTRTHVDVYEAAMRGDWATARAKGDRIQKLVDAVFAAPVRDYRARAKEVLVIQGILAHGHMRPPLLPVGPEDCQRLKWALEEAGEL from the coding sequence ATGAGCGGCATCGACCTCAAGGGCGTCATCCCCGCCACGGTCCTGCCGATGACGCAGGACGCCGAGATCGACGAGCCGGGCCTCCGCAAGTACATCCGCTGGATCGCCGCGCAGGGCATCAAGGCCGTGGCCGTCAACGTGGACACGGGCGAGGGCCTGCACCTCTGGCACGACGAGAGGCTCTCCGTGCTGCGCATCTACAAGGAGGAGCTGTCCGGGCGCGGCGTCCCCATCGTGGCGGGTCTCGGCGCCTCCTTCACGGCCCAGGCCGTCAAGTACGCCAAGGAGTACCGCGAGGCCGGTGCCGACTGCCTCCTGGTCTTCCCGATCACCGCCTACCTGGGACAGCCCCTGTCGTCCGAGGTGCCGTACCACTACCACAAGGCCGTGGCCGACGAGGTGGGCCTGCCCATGATCCTCTTCACGCTGCAACCCGCGCTGGGAGGGACGAACTTCGACGACGAGACGCTGGCCCGGCTCATGGAGATCCCGCAGGTCGTCGCCATCAAGGAGGCGCTCTTCGACGCCAAGCGCTTCCGCGAGATCGTCACGGTGGCGCGCCGAGCGCCGCGGTCCATCACGGTGCTGACGGGCAACGACAACTTCATCTGGGAGTCCTACCTCCTCGGCGCCGAGGGGGCGCTGCTGGGCGCCTGTGCCGTCACCACGAGGACCCACGTGGACGTGTATGAGGCGGCCATGCGCGGCGACTGGGCCACGGCCCGCGCCAAGGGCGACAGGATCCAGAAGCTCGTGGACGCCGTCTTCGCAGCGCCGGTACGCGACTACCGGGCCCGCGCCAAGGAGGTGCTGGTGATCCAGGGCATCCTCGCCCACGGCCACATGCGGCCGCCCCTCCTCCCCGTGGGCCCGGAGGATTGCCAGCGGCTGAAGTGGGCGCTGGAGGAAGCCGGGGAGCTGTAG
- a CDS encoding GAF domain-containing protein, protein MIPLSGLMKGLTENLALLLSLACIYGLLWSSLRRARPAAYTLVSGAAFGGIAVAGMAMGIEVMPGVILGQRVVIIGMAGVFNGPGSAAVAAAIAVAFRLALGGIGVVPGVGAIVTAALIGALVHRRWGDRVAEFGIGRFLLLGWALSVSGLLWTFAIPDVALAWRLLERFAIPVTIFYPLSTVLLGLLLSYLQVERRRLIRTEASIEHSREAMFWVDATGRIADANAAATHLCGYSRDELRGMPIGRLHEQGSSARWPVIWRKAETERLLHVESELRAKDGHVVPVDISCAFVDLKTDAYLSYCLRDISERRRAEQATAALAAIGRELTGTLDVAEAARRVVSTLLPFFGVRRSMLHRFEPATGALVCVAAAGELDASRWLGQAAPVGVGLAGLAVAEGRPMWCADILADPRLVVPGWLRAWVELDGGRAAIAVPLKAHGETVGALVLADLPGRSFTEQERLMLSAFADQAALALRNAGLFAETARRQREAAELARVARALTESLDVTEIAERIVAGVPSVLGARYVVIRRLAADGSLVVLAAAGPAAPFFEPGHAQPAGTGVAGRAVAAGRPVWTRDVRSDPDIPLDDDLHRRLADSGICSGLAVPMRVKGETIGALIIGDAAARDFAPAEIALLEAFADQAALALENARVHEEAGRRRREAEVLSEIARSVNASLELDSILQRVVEGARELCRADAASISLRDPASGEMVYRRWTEPRPRGHGATRIVPGKGAGGQVLLTGRPFRTDDYLSDPRIDQEFAESVRTAGTVAVLVVPISIDEAIEGLLYVYNLAPRPFSDRDESILSRLADHAGAAIRNCRLYAQATERARRLQTLSQLTALITSAREGPEVFRAVAGAAVTLLGARTARVWIADPDARVLRPAESFGVEPEAEQRLLEISLIPFGGGIAGQILETRTPEYIVDCQVDPRWLNPRFARELGLHGYAGLPLTDGDRVAGVLAILFGEPRHFGTEDRELIALLADQAAIAIRNAQFHRREQAALAEAQASEARYRGLFDHTPIGLFRTTPDGQILDLNAAGLHGLRLPDLETARRIPIDDFFVDPQARPRGHAVALREGQLRDFEVRQRRFDGSIGWFRINARTVRDGEGRPVAFEGSTEDITARKDVEDALRQRTKRLEMLHELEWAILATQSPEAIAEAALRGVAQLIPCQHGSVAVLHPGRSEPTVLATYDGGHARQGAGPCIWTPLVRHMEALREGRPHLTEAVVSAEPPGIRSYLTVPMLFSGELVGAVSLAVDGARGFTPEHVEIAREVTDPLAVAIQQARLHDQVRTAHGELQRLTGRIVEAQEAERRRIARELHDEVGQVLIGLKLNLEASARLADEPARARLRGAQVLLTDLIGRLRDLSLDLRPPMLDDLGLVPALLWLLDRYTAHTRVRVAFRHGGLEGQRFPPELETAVYRIVQEALTNAARHAAVDEVSVQLWTTGELLHIHVHDEGKGFDADSAPASGLSSGLGGMRERAAVLGGRLAVDSRRGLGTLVAAELPLGARVSAGQGSP, encoded by the coding sequence ATGATTCCTCTCTCGGGACTCATGAAGGGGCTCACCGAGAATCTGGCGCTCCTCCTCTCCCTGGCCTGCATCTACGGCCTCCTCTGGTCCTCCCTCCGGCGCGCCCGCCCGGCCGCCTACACCCTCGTCAGCGGTGCCGCCTTCGGTGGCATCGCGGTGGCCGGCATGGCCATGGGCATCGAGGTGATGCCGGGGGTGATCCTTGGCCAGCGCGTGGTCATCATCGGCATGGCCGGGGTGTTCAACGGCCCGGGCTCGGCGGCGGTGGCTGCTGCCATCGCAGTGGCATTCCGCCTGGCGCTGGGGGGGATCGGCGTCGTTCCCGGCGTGGGGGCGATCGTCACGGCGGCGCTCATCGGGGCCCTGGTCCACCGGCGCTGGGGCGACCGGGTCGCCGAGTTCGGGATCGGCCGGTTCCTGCTGCTGGGCTGGGCGCTCTCCGTCTCAGGCCTGCTGTGGACGTTCGCCATTCCAGACGTCGCGCTCGCCTGGCGCCTGCTCGAGCGTTTCGCGATTCCGGTGACCATCTTCTACCCGCTGAGTACCGTCCTCCTCGGGCTCCTGCTCTCCTATCTCCAGGTGGAGCGCCGGCGTCTCATCCGCACCGAGGCCTCCATCGAGCACTCCCGGGAGGCGATGTTCTGGGTGGACGCGACCGGGCGCATCGCCGACGCGAATGCCGCCGCCACGCACCTCTGCGGCTACTCGCGTGACGAGCTCCGCGGCATGCCCATCGGCCGGCTCCACGAACAGGGCTCGAGCGCGCGGTGGCCGGTGATCTGGCGCAAGGCCGAGACGGAGCGGCTGCTCCACGTCGAGTCCGAGCTCCGCGCCAAGGACGGCCACGTCGTGCCCGTCGACATCTCGTGCGCGTTCGTCGATCTCAAGACCGACGCCTACCTCTCCTACTGCCTGCGGGACATCAGCGAGCGCCGGCGCGCGGAGCAGGCCACCGCCGCGCTCGCGGCCATCGGGCGCGAGCTGACCGGCACGCTGGACGTCGCCGAGGCGGCGCGCCGCGTGGTCTCCACACTGCTTCCGTTCTTCGGGGTCAGGCGCTCGATGCTCCATCGCTTCGAGCCGGCCACGGGCGCTCTCGTCTGCGTGGCCGCGGCGGGCGAGCTGGATGCCAGCCGATGGCTCGGGCAGGCCGCTCCGGTGGGCGTGGGACTGGCCGGCCTGGCCGTGGCCGAGGGCCGGCCCATGTGGTGCGCCGACATCCTCGCTGATCCGCGCCTCGTCGTGCCCGGCTGGCTCAGGGCATGGGTCGAGCTCGACGGCGGTCGCGCGGCGATTGCCGTGCCGCTCAAGGCCCACGGCGAGACGGTGGGGGCGCTGGTCCTGGCGGATCTGCCCGGGCGGAGCTTCACCGAGCAGGAGCGGCTGATGCTGTCGGCCTTTGCCGACCAGGCGGCCCTGGCCCTCCGGAACGCGGGGCTCTTCGCAGAAACGGCGCGCCGCCAGCGGGAGGCCGCGGAGCTGGCCCGGGTGGCCCGGGCGCTCACGGAAAGTCTCGACGTGACGGAGATCGCCGAGCGGATCGTGGCAGGTGTGCCGTCGGTCCTCGGTGCCCGTTACGTCGTGATCAGGCGCCTGGCTGCCGACGGCTCCCTCGTCGTGCTGGCCGCCGCCGGCCCGGCAGCGCCGTTCTTCGAGCCGGGGCACGCGCAGCCGGCAGGCACGGGGGTGGCAGGGCGCGCCGTGGCCGCGGGCCGCCCCGTCTGGACCCGCGACGTGCGCTCCGATCCCGACATCCCGCTGGACGACGACCTGCACCGAAGGCTGGCGGACTCCGGGATCTGCTCCGGCCTGGCCGTCCCGATGAGGGTCAAGGGCGAGACCATCGGTGCGCTCATCATCGGAGACGCGGCCGCCCGGGATTTCGCTCCGGCGGAGATCGCGCTGCTGGAGGCCTTCGCCGACCAGGCGGCGCTGGCGCTGGAGAACGCGCGCGTCCACGAGGAGGCGGGGCGGCGGCGGCGGGAGGCGGAGGTGCTGTCCGAGATCGCCCGTTCCGTCAACGCCTCGCTCGAGCTGGACAGCATCCTCCAGCGGGTGGTCGAGGGCGCCAGGGAGCTCTGCCGGGCCGATGCCGCCTCCATCTCGCTCCGGGACCCGGCCTCGGGGGAAATGGTGTACCGGCGCTGGACCGAGCCCCGGCCGAGAGGCCACGGCGCGACACGGATCGTTCCAGGCAAGGGCGCCGGAGGGCAGGTGCTGCTGACCGGCCGCCCCTTCAGGACCGACGACTACCTGAGCGATCCCCGGATCGACCAGGAGTTCGCCGAGTCAGTGCGGACCGCCGGCACCGTGGCAGTGCTCGTGGTGCCCATCAGTATCGACGAGGCCATCGAGGGACTCCTCTATGTGTACAACCTCGCCCCCCGTCCGTTCAGCGACCGGGACGAGTCCATCCTGTCGCGGCTGGCCGACCACGCGGGGGCAGCCATCCGGAATTGCCGCCTCTACGCCCAGGCGACGGAGCGCGCGCGGAGACTCCAGACGCTCAGCCAGCTCACCGCCCTCATCACGTCGGCCCGCGAGGGCCCGGAGGTGTTCAGGGCCGTGGCAGGAGCCGCCGTCACGCTGCTGGGGGCCCGAACGGCGCGGGTCTGGATCGCCGATCCCGACGCGCGCGTCCTCAGGCCCGCGGAGAGCTTCGGCGTCGAGCCCGAGGCCGAGCAGCGGCTGCTGGAGATCTCCCTGATCCCCTTCGGGGGTGGCATCGCCGGCCAGATCCTGGAGACCCGGACGCCCGAGTACATCGTGGACTGCCAGGTCGATCCCCGCTGGCTGAACCCGCGCTTCGCCCGTGAGCTCGGATTGCACGGCTACGCGGGCCTCCCCCTCACCGACGGGGACCGCGTGGCCGGGGTGCTCGCCATCCTCTTCGGCGAGCCCCGCCATTTCGGCACCGAGGACAGGGAGCTGATCGCGCTCCTGGCCGACCAGGCCGCCATCGCCATCCGGAATGCCCAGTTCCACCGGCGGGAGCAGGCAGCCCTGGCCGAAGCGCAGGCCTCCGAGGCGCGCTACCGGGGTCTCTTCGACCACACGCCCATCGGGCTCTTCCGCACGACGCCTGACGGCCAGATCCTGGATCTCAACGCCGCCGGTCTGCACGGGTTGAGGCTGCCCGATCTCGAGACCGCGCGGCGCATCCCCATCGACGATTTCTTCGTGGATCCGCAGGCGCGCCCGCGCGGTCACGCGGTCGCCCTCCGGGAGGGCCAGCTCCGCGACTTCGAGGTGCGGCAGCGCCGCTTCGACGGCTCCATCGGCTGGTTCCGGATCAACGCCCGGACTGTGCGCGACGGGGAGGGACGCCCCGTCGCCTTCGAGGGAAGCACCGAGGACATCACCGCCCGGAAGGACGTCGAGGACGCCCTGCGCCAGCGCACGAAGCGACTGGAGATGCTCCACGAGCTGGAGTGGGCCATCCTCGCGACGCAGTCGCCGGAGGCCATCGCCGAGGCGGCGCTGCGCGGGGTCGCCCAGCTCATCCCGTGCCAGCACGGGAGCGTCGCCGTCCTCCATCCCGGCCGGAGCGAGCCCACCGTGCTCGCCACCTACGACGGCGGCCACGCCCGGCAGGGCGCAGGCCCGTGCATCTGGACCCCGCTGGTCCGCCACATGGAGGCGCTCAGGGAGGGCCGGCCCCATCTCACCGAGGCAGTCGTCAGCGCAGAGCCCCCGGGGATCCGCTCTTACCTCACGGTGCCCATGCTGTTCTCGGGGGAGCTGGTGGGGGCCGTGAGCCTGGCCGTCGACGGGGCTCGCGGGTTCACCCCCGAGCACGTGGAGATCGCCCGCGAGGTGACCGACCCGCTGGCCGTGGCCATCCAGCAGGCCCGGCTGCACGATCAGGTGCGCACCGCCCATGGCGAGCTGCAGCGGCTGACCGGCCGGATCGTGGAAGCACAGGAGGCGGAGCGCCGGCGCATCGCCCGCGAGCTGCACGACGAGGTCGGCCAGGTGCTGATCGGGCTGAAGCTCAACCTGGAGGCGAGCGCGCGCCTGGCTGACGAGCCGGCCCGAGCGCGACTTCGCGGGGCGCAGGTCCTGCTCACCGATCTCATCGGCCGGCTGCGGGATCTCTCCCTCGATCTGCGGCCCCCGATGCTCGACGACCTCGGCCTCGTGCCCGCGCTCCTGTGGCTGCTCGACCGGTACACCGCCCACACGCGGGTCCGCGTCGCCTTCAGGCACGGGGGCCTCGAGGGGCAACGCTTTCCCCCGGAGCTCGAGACGGCCGTGTATCGTATCGTCCAGGAAGCCCTGACCAACGCCGCCCGGCACGCCGCGGTGGACGAGGTCTCGGTGCAGCTCTGGACCACCGGAGAGCTCCTCCACATCCACGTCCACGATGAGGGGAAGGGCTTCGACGCCGACAGCGCCCCGGCCTCCGGGCTGTCCAGCGGGCTCGGCGGGATGCGCGAGCGGGCCGCCGTGCTGGGCGGCCGCCTCGCCGTCGACTCCCGCCGCGGGCTCGGCACCCTCGTGGCGGCGGAGCTGCCCCTGGGGGCCCGGGTGAGCGCGGGGCAGGGGTCGCCATGA
- a CDS encoding response regulator transcription factor produces the protein MSPTTIVLADDHGIVRQGVRVLLEAEPDLTVVGEAADGVEAVRLVEQLRPAVLVADVMMPGLTGLQVTREVRRRFPHTRVVILSMYANEAYVLEALKNGAAGYVLKEAGAADLVRAIREATAGGRYLSPPLSERAIEAYVERAQATPPEPYDTLTPREREILHLTVEGLSSTQAAARLAISPRTVETHRANLMRKLNLRRQTDLVRYALERGLVPVEGPPRPQS, from the coding sequence ATGAGCCCGACGACGATCGTGCTGGCGGATGATCACGGCATCGTGCGGCAGGGCGTGCGCGTCCTCCTCGAGGCCGAGCCCGATCTCACCGTCGTCGGGGAAGCGGCCGACGGGGTCGAGGCCGTCAGGCTCGTGGAGCAGCTCCGACCGGCGGTGCTGGTCGCCGACGTGATGATGCCTGGGCTCACCGGGCTCCAGGTCACTCGCGAGGTCCGGCGTCGCTTCCCGCACACCCGCGTGGTGATCCTCTCCATGTACGCCAACGAGGCCTATGTGCTGGAGGCGCTCAAGAACGGCGCCGCCGGCTACGTGCTCAAGGAGGCGGGCGCAGCCGACCTCGTGCGGGCCATCCGCGAGGCGACGGCAGGCGGGCGTTACCTCAGCCCGCCGCTCTCCGAGCGCGCCATCGAGGCCTACGTGGAGCGTGCCCAGGCCACCCCCCCGGAACCCTACGACACCCTCACGCCCCGGGAGCGCGAGATCCTGCACCTCACCGTCGAGGGGCTGAGCAGCACGCAGGCCGCAGCCCGGCTGGCCATCAGCCCGCGCACCGTGGAGACCCACCGGGCCAACCTCATGCGCAAGCTCAACCTGCGCCGCCAGACGGACCTCGTGCGCTACGCGCTCGAGCGGGGCCTCGTACCGGTGGAGGGGCCGCCGCGCCCGCAGTCGTGA
- a CDS encoding nucleotidyltransferase domain-containing protein, protein MIKSVDEAGVRRAVDAYAADILRTRPDVEEIIVFGSFAKGTWAPGSDVDLFIVLTASVRPPRDRIPDLLPGAFPVGVDIFPYTRDEMADLEPSPLLDAVRASRWRYRR, encoded by the coding sequence GTGATCAAATCCGTCGATGAAGCCGGGGTGCGCCGAGCGGTGGACGCCTATGCGGCGGATATCCTCCGGACACGTCCGGACGTGGAGGAGATCATCGTGTTCGGCTCGTTCGCGAAGGGGACCTGGGCCCCGGGCAGCGACGTCGATCTCTTCATTGTCCTGACGGCCTCAGTCAGGCCGCCTCGCGACAGGATTCCCGACCTCCTGCCCGGGGCATTCCCGGTGGGAGTCGACATCTTTCCTTACACGCGCGATGAGATGGCTGACCTGGAGCCCTCGCCCCTCCTCGACGCCGTGCGAGCGAGCCGCTGGCGATACCGGCGCTGA
- a CDS encoding HEPN domain-containing protein — translation MAERSRDWLRQAEADLRHAHHAREDKDYDWAAFASHQAAEKAIKALFQKLHLDAWGHTLSVLLASLPGPARPDEALMDHAKELDKHYIPTRYPNGFERGAPADLYTRGEADRAIALAEGILGFCRDQIRR, via the coding sequence ATGGCAGAACGCTCGCGGGACTGGCTGAGGCAGGCCGAAGCCGACCTTCGCCACGCCCATCACGCCAGGGAGGACAAGGACTACGACTGGGCGGCGTTCGCCTCCCACCAAGCGGCGGAGAAGGCGATCAAGGCGCTGTTCCAGAAGCTTCACCTCGATGCCTGGGGCCACACCCTGAGTGTGCTTCTCGCGAGTCTGCCCGGGCCGGCTCGACCGGACGAGGCGCTGATGGACCACGCGAAGGAGCTGGACAAGCACTACATCCCGACGCGGTATCCGAACGGCTTCGAGCGGGGTGCGCCGGCCGACCTCTACACCCGCGGCGAGGCCGACAGGGCCATCGCCCTCGCGGAGGGGATCCTTGGCTTCTGTCGTGATCAAATCCGTCGATGA
- a CDS encoding LLM class flavin-dependent oxidoreductase, translating to MARLRIGFIPIEGGQFYREALEEVVRGEDLGFDSIWMEEHHSVQDHYWPSPLTVLAGFATRTSRVTLGTDILVAPFYHPARLAEDVAMLDVMSGGRVVLGVAIGYKPDEFALYGAEMEKRGARFEEQLAVMKGLWTQDWLSFKGRCYQVEGRLEPRPVQRPHPPLWIGGWGELTLRRAATLGDNWIPGPTAELPRLVAGKKRFLDNRARAGLTAPITEWPLTRDVIIADTDREARELAERHIMVSYRKEYAGGWKHPFIDASIATNLDTVMKDRFLIGSPDRVVQALRPFVTEYGMTHLICRLFFPGMPHAHIMRELDLLAREVMPAFR from the coding sequence ATGGCCAGGCTCAGGATCGGCTTCATCCCCATCGAGGGCGGGCAGTTCTACCGGGAGGCCCTCGAGGAGGTGGTCCGCGGCGAGGACCTCGGCTTCGACTCGATCTGGATGGAGGAGCACCACTCCGTCCAGGACCACTACTGGCCCTCGCCGCTGACCGTGCTGGCCGGCTTCGCCACCCGCACCTCCCGCGTGACCCTCGGCACCGACATCCTGGTGGCGCCCTTCTACCACCCCGCACGGCTGGCCGAGGACGTCGCGATGCTCGACGTCATGTCCGGCGGCCGCGTCGTGCTCGGCGTCGCCATCGGCTACAAGCCGGACGAGTTCGCGCTGTACGGCGCCGAGATGGAGAAGCGCGGCGCGCGCTTCGAGGAGCAGCTCGCGGTGATGAAGGGGCTGTGGACCCAGGACTGGCTCTCCTTCAAGGGGAGGTGCTACCAGGTGGAGGGGCGGCTCGAGCCCAGGCCCGTCCAGAGGCCGCACCCGCCCCTCTGGATCGGCGGCTGGGGCGAGCTCACGCTGCGGCGAGCGGCCACGCTCGGCGACAACTGGATCCCCGGACCCACGGCCGAATTGCCGCGGCTCGTCGCCGGCAAGAAGCGGTTCCTCGACAACCGCGCCCGGGCCGGGCTCACCGCGCCCATCACGGAGTGGCCGCTGACCCGCGACGTCATCATCGCGGACACGGACCGGGAGGCGCGGGAGCTGGCCGAGCGGCACATCATGGTGTCCTACCGCAAGGAGTACGCCGGCGGCTGGAAGCACCCCTTCATCGACGCCTCCATCGCCACCAACCTCGACACCGTGATGAAGGACCGCTTCCTCATCGGAAGCCCCGACCGCGTCGTCCAGGCGCTCCGGCCCTTCGTCACGGAGTACGGGATGACCCACCTGATCTGCCGCCTCTTCTTCCCCGGGATGCCGCATGCGCACATCATGCGGGAGCTCGACCTCCTCGCCCGCGAGGTCATGCCGGCTTTCCGGTAG
- a CDS encoding type II toxin-antitoxin system RelE/ParE family toxin, with amino-acid sequence MTYAVLIKPSARRELEALPDHALRRADRVIASLGADPRPRGSVKLRGMADLFRVRVGDYRVVYRVDDVTRVVEVTRIGHRRDVYR; translated from the coding sequence GTGACCTACGCCGTCCTCATCAAGCCCTCGGCCAGGCGAGAGCTTGAAGCCCTTCCCGACCACGCGCTCCGGCGTGCCGACCGCGTCATCGCCTCCCTGGGCGCTGATCCCCGCCCTCGGGGCTCCGTCAAGCTTCGCGGCATGGCCGACCTGTTCCGGGTGCGGGTTGGCGACTACCGCGTCGTGTATCGGGTCGACGACGTGACCCGCGTCGTGGAAGTGACCAGGATCGGCCACCGGCGGGACGTGTATCGCTGA
- a CDS encoding glycosyltransferase: MRWLIVLPFERPEHMVVDFRDALGGLGHEVRTFAYRRDNALYKNRGTKAAYQLWILRRLERECAAWRPSLVLVVKGGPITPGVIRRVKAKVDTLFLNFFPDNPLWMIPFECIEAYDLFFTKERYALRALQAVGLRNLHYLPLYCVPEMHHPVTLTAEEERTLASPVAFVGSHYPYRERFVRELAGYPLRLWGAGWHGAASPAVRSMAGGGPVWGRAKLAVYSGATLSLNHHHPMNDIVGVNSRAFELAASSACQVVDLKDELPHLFTPGKEVLAYRDLAELRRFLDYHLAHPDEAREIGHAALKRALGEHTLRHRIEEIIDVVEQRFGKR; this comes from the coding sequence ATGCGCTGGCTCATCGTGCTGCCCTTCGAGCGCCCCGAGCACATGGTCGTCGACTTCCGCGACGCGCTCGGGGGGCTCGGGCACGAGGTCCGGACCTTCGCCTACCGGCGCGACAACGCGCTCTACAAGAACCGGGGCACCAAGGCCGCCTACCAGCTCTGGATCCTCAGGCGCCTCGAGCGGGAATGCGCCGCGTGGCGCCCCTCCCTCGTGCTGGTGGTCAAGGGGGGCCCCATCACCCCTGGCGTGATCCGGCGGGTGAAGGCGAAGGTGGACACCCTCTTCCTCAACTTCTTCCCCGACAACCCGCTCTGGATGATCCCCTTCGAGTGCATCGAAGCCTACGATCTCTTCTTCACGAAGGAGCGCTACGCGCTCCGGGCGCTCCAGGCGGTGGGGCTCAGGAACCTCCACTACCTCCCGCTCTACTGCGTGCCCGAGATGCACCACCCGGTGACGCTCACGGCGGAGGAGGAGCGCACGCTCGCCTCCCCGGTGGCCTTCGTGGGGAGCCACTACCCGTACCGTGAGCGGTTCGTCCGCGAGCTGGCAGGCTACCCGTTGCGGCTCTGGGGCGCCGGCTGGCACGGCGCCGCCTCCCCGGCCGTGCGGTCCATGGCCGGGGGCGGGCCCGTCTGGGGGCGCGCGAAGCTCGCCGTCTACTCGGGGGCCACGCTCTCGCTGAACCATCACCACCCCATGAACGACATCGTGGGCGTCAACAGCCGCGCCTTCGAGCTGGCCGCCAGCAGCGCCTGCCAGGTGGTGGATCTGAAGGACGAGCTGCCGCATCTCTTCACCCCGGGCAAGGAAGTGCTGGCCTACCGGGACCTCGCCGAGCTGCGCCGGTTCCTCGACTACCACCTCGCCCATCCCGACGAGGCCCGTGAGATCGGGCATGCGGCGCTCAAACGCGCGCTGGGCGAGCACACCCTCCGCCACCGCATCGAGGAGATCATCGACGTCGTCGAGCAGCGCTTCGGGAAGCGGTAG